A window from bacterium encodes these proteins:
- the trpS gene encoding tryptophan--tRNA ligase, with amino-acid sequence MAKKKGTILSGMRPTGPLHLGNLAGALTNWVALQGEYDCFYEIADLHALTDRTDTSAIPEDRLEVLLDWLAAGLEPERSVLFIQSEVPEHALLYTLLGMFVPVSWLERVPTYKEKIRELGLGESASFGLLGYPVLQAVDIIIYKANAVPVGEDQLPHLELSREMARRFNHLYGEVFVEPQALLTKTARLPGTDGRKMSKSYGNAIFIKDPPGEVEKKIKMMFTDPKRVYRRDAGHPDRCNVYLYRRLYEAAAAEEIYEDCKHARIGCTDCKLALARAVNEYLEPIRQKRAEFARRPDYLRDVLDDGARRAREVAKPTCDQAYDAVRLTRARRG; translated from the coding sequence GGGCGAGTACGACTGTTTCTACGAGATAGCGGACCTCCACGCGTTGACGGACCGTACCGATACGTCGGCGATACCGGAGGACCGCCTCGAGGTATTGCTCGATTGGCTCGCCGCCGGCCTCGAGCCCGAACGCTCGGTCCTCTTTATCCAATCCGAAGTCCCGGAGCACGCTTTACTCTACACCTTGTTGGGTATGTTCGTCCCGGTGTCCTGGCTGGAGCGCGTCCCGACGTACAAAGAGAAGATTAGGGAATTGGGCCTCGGCGAGTCGGCCTCCTTCGGCCTTTTGGGATATCCCGTCCTTCAGGCGGTGGATATAATTATCTACAAGGCGAACGCCGTCCCGGTGGGCGAGGACCAATTGCCGCATCTGGAGCTCAGCCGCGAGATGGCGCGGCGCTTCAACCACCTCTACGGCGAGGTCTTCGTGGAGCCGCAGGCGCTGCTCACGAAGACGGCGCGCCTCCCCGGCACCGACGGCCGTAAGATGTCGAAATCGTACGGCAACGCCATCTTTATTAAGGACCCGCCGGGGGAGGTAGAAAAGAAGATAAAGATGATGTTCACCGACCCCAAGCGCGTCTATCGCCGCGACGCGGGCCACCCCGACCGGTGCAACGTCTACCTCTACCGCCGGCTGTACGAGGCGGCGGCCGCGGAGGAGATTTACGAGGATTGCAAGCACGCCCGCATCGGCTGCACGGACTGCAAGTTAGCGCTGGCGCGGGCCGTAAATGAATACCTCGAGCCCATCCGGCAAAAAAGGGCGGAGTTCGCGCGGCGGCCCGATTACCTGCGCGACGTGCTCGACGACGGCGCGCGGCGCGCGCGCGAAGTGGCGAAGCCGACCTGCGACCAGGCGTACGACGCGGTGCGTTTAACCAGGGCGAGGCGAGGGTAG